The following coding sequences are from one Oncorhynchus gorbuscha isolate QuinsamMale2020 ecotype Even-year unplaced genomic scaffold, OgorEven_v1.0 Un_scaffold_1600, whole genome shotgun sequence window:
- the LOC124023342 gene encoding uncharacterized protein LOC124023342: protein MVYSGPSRKLNHIPGMVYSGPSRKLNHIPGMVYSGPSRKLNHIPGMVYSGPSRKLNHIPGMVYSGPSRKLNHIPGMVYRGPSRKLNHIPGMVYSGPSRKLNHIPGMVYSGPSRKLNHIPGMVYSGPSRKLNHIPGMVYSGPSRKLNHIPGMVYSGPSRKLNHIPGMVYRGPSRKLNHIPGMVYSGPSRKLNHIPGMVYSGPSRKLNHIPGMVYSGPSRKLNHIPGMVYSGPSRKLNHIPGMVYSGPSRKLNHIPGMVPRTTN from the exons ATGGTGTACAGTGGCCCCAGTAGGAAACTAAACCATATCCCTGGCATGGTGTACAGTGGCCCCAGTAGGAAACTAAACCATATCCCTGGCATGGTGTACAGTGGCCCCAGTAGGAAACTAAACCATATCCCTGGCATGGTGTACAGTGGCCCCAGTAGGAAACTAAACCATATCCCTGGCATGGTGTACAGTGGCCCCAGTAGGAAACTAAACCATATCCCTGGCATGGTGTACCGTGGCCCCAGTAGGAAACTAAACCATATCCCTGGCATGGTGTACAGTGGCCCCAGTAGGAAACTAAACCATATCCCTGGCATGGTGTACAGTGGCCCCAGTAGGAAACTAAACCATATCCCTGGCATGGTGTACAGTGGCCCCAGTAGGAAACTAAACCATATCCCTGGCATGGTGTACAGTGGCCCCAGTAGGAAACTAAACCATATCCCTGGCATGGTGTACAGTGGCCCCAGTAGGAAACTAAACCATATCCCTGGCATGGTGTACCGTGGCCCCAGTAGGAAACTAAACCATATCCCTGGCATGGTGTACAGTGGCCCCAGTAGGAAACTAAACCATATCCCTGGCATGGTGTACAGTGGCCCCAGTAGGAAACTAAACCATATCCCTGGCATGGTGTACAGTGGCCCCAGTAGGAAACTAAACCATATCCCTGGCATGGTGTACAGTGGCCCCAGTAGGAAACTAAACCATATCCCTGGCATGGTGTACAGTGGCCCCAGTAGGAAACTAAACCATATCCCTGGCATG GTGCCACGTACTACCAACTGA